The following coding sequences lie in one Actinomyces capricornis genomic window:
- a CDS encoding formate/nitrite transporter family protein, producing the protein MADAPNALFPGKQFISTVLEALETKTRMTGTLAHRYLMRAAMAGMIVAVFYVVNYAIVGILDEIHVGEASLAGLGRILGALCFGPALVFIYYTRSELLTSNMMVVVIGGYYHRISWWRGLRVLVLCFLGNFAGGLVFALLYRFSTLIQGPTGEQALHSVEVKLGYLSSASGAADLFIRAILCNFMINLAMLLIYNGYIAEDWSKIFSMIIAVFVFAFLGLEHSVANTVLFTVVGLNHGIDIPLAMGNVAVALLGNFVGGGLLIGAYYAYVNDDSRYLRRHGGDEGA; encoded by the coding sequence ATGGCAGACGCACCCAACGCCCTGTTCCCCGGAAAGCAGTTCATCTCCACCGTCCTTGAGGCCCTGGAGACCAAGACCCGCATGACCGGCACCCTGGCCCACCGCTACCTCATGCGGGCGGCCATGGCCGGGATGATCGTGGCGGTCTTCTACGTCGTCAACTACGCCATCGTGGGCATCCTCGATGAGATCCACGTGGGCGAGGCCTCCCTGGCCGGGCTGGGCAGGATCCTGGGGGCCCTGTGCTTCGGGCCGGCCCTGGTCTTCATCTACTACACCCGCTCCGAGCTGCTGACCAGCAACATGATGGTGGTGGTCATCGGCGGCTACTACCACCGCATCTCCTGGTGGCGGGGGCTGAGAGTCCTGGTCCTGTGCTTCCTGGGCAACTTCGCCGGGGGGCTCGTCTTCGCCCTGCTCTACCGCTTCTCCACCCTCATCCAGGGGCCCACCGGGGAGCAGGCCCTGCACTCGGTGGAGGTCAAGCTCGGCTACCTGTCCTCGGCCTCGGGCGCGGCCGACCTGTTCATCAGGGCGATCCTGTGCAACTTCATGATCAACCTGGCCATGCTGCTCATCTACAACGGCTACATCGCCGAGGACTGGTCCAAGATCTTCTCGATGATCATCGCGGTCTTCGTCTTCGCCTTCCTGGGCCTGGAGCACTCGGTGGCCAACACCGTGCTGTTCACCGTCGTCGGCCTCAACCACGGCATCGACATCCCCCTGGCCATGGGCAATGTGGCGGTGGCGCTGCTGGGCAACTTCGTGGGCGGAGGCCTGCTCATCGGCGCCTACTACGCCTACGTCAATGACGACTCGCGCTACCTGCGCCGCCACGGCGGCGACGAGGGCGCCTGA